The following are encoded in a window of Paenibacillaceae bacterium GAS479 genomic DNA:
- a CDS encoding UbiD family decarboxylase — protein MNFANLKQFTEALRADGDLAIIDAPVDPNLELAEIHRRVIEQEGPALLFTNVKGSTFPVLTNMFGTARRVDLAFGTKPEQLMKTVVGAAERLLPPTMSAIWGERGMMFDLLKVGLKDVPNSAAPILQHVRRETPLKGLPFLTSWQEDGGPFVTLPLVYTEHPKHPKKHNLGMYRMQIFDDYTTGMHWQIHKGGGFHYHEAEQLNQELPVSVFLGGPPALIAAAIAPVPEHLPELMIASLILGSKLPVTQDPLGSHRIPAEAEFSIHGTVPPHLRRPEGPFGDHFGYYSLQHDFPVFNVKHVYHRKDAIYPATIVGKPRQEDYYLGEYLQRLLSPAFPMAMPGVKDLWAYAETGVHALAAAVVRESYSREALATGFRILGEGQLSLTKFLMLTDQPVDLSKFDVLLETILERFQPETDLFVFDNTSHDTLDYTSGKLNHGSKALLMGVGDPVRTLPYEYTEGPIAEINDIAVYCRGCLVVSGAAYASDPELPTKVLERVAARGTEWPLIVLVDDASEVASAQTPFLWTVFTRFNPADDIYALADARRHHLAYHLPIVIDARMKPGYPDELFPREDIVQLVDKRWKEYFPGA, from the coding sequence ATGAATTTTGCGAACTTGAAGCAATTCACGGAAGCGCTACGCGCCGACGGGGACCTGGCGATCATCGATGCGCCGGTTGATCCTAATCTGGAGCTCGCTGAGATTCATCGCCGGGTTATTGAGCAGGAAGGACCCGCTCTTCTGTTCACGAATGTGAAAGGAAGCACATTCCCTGTGCTGACTAATATGTTTGGCACGGCTCGCCGCGTCGATCTAGCTTTTGGCACAAAGCCGGAGCAACTTATGAAAACAGTCGTCGGCGCCGCGGAAAGACTGCTTCCGCCGACAATGAGCGCGATTTGGGGCGAACGCGGCATGATGTTCGACCTGCTCAAGGTCGGATTGAAGGATGTGCCAAACAGTGCTGCGCCAATACTTCAGCATGTGCGGCGCGAAACTCCCCTGAAAGGGCTGCCGTTCCTGACCAGCTGGCAGGAGGATGGCGGTCCATTTGTTACGCTTCCGCTTGTGTACACGGAGCATCCGAAACATCCCAAAAAGCATAATCTGGGCATGTATCGCATGCAGATTTTTGATGATTATACGACAGGCATGCACTGGCAAATTCACAAAGGCGGCGGCTTCCACTACCATGAAGCCGAGCAGCTCAATCAGGAGCTGCCGGTTAGCGTATTCCTCGGCGGACCGCCTGCGCTCATCGCGGCGGCCATCGCCCCGGTGCCGGAACATTTGCCAGAGTTAATGATCGCTTCGCTCATTCTCGGCAGCAAGCTGCCCGTAACGCAGGACCCGCTTGGAAGCCACCGCATCCCGGCAGAAGCAGAATTCTCGATTCACGGTACTGTGCCGCCGCATCTTCGTCGTCCAGAAGGACCGTTCGGAGATCATTTCGGTTATTATTCGCTGCAGCATGACTTCCCAGTATTCAACGTGAAGCATGTTTATCATCGCAAGGACGCAATTTATCCGGCGACAATTGTTGGCAAGCCGCGCCAGGAAGACTACTATCTCGGCGAATACTTGCAACGACTGCTTAGCCCAGCTTTCCCAATGGCTATGCCTGGTGTTAAGGATCTATGGGCTTATGCAGAAACTGGCGTGCATGCACTTGCGGCAGCCGTTGTGCGCGAAAGTTATTCGCGTGAAGCGTTGGCGACTGGCTTCCGCATTCTTGGCGAAGGCCAGCTGTCGCTGACTAAGTTCCTTATGCTGACGGATCAGCCGGTCGATCTTTCTAAATTCGATGTATTGCTGGAAACGATTCTTGAGCGGTTCCAGCCGGAAACCGATCTGTTTGTTTTCGACAATACATCGCATGATACATTGGACTATACAAGCGGTAAGCTGAACCATGGCAGTAAAGCGCTGCTGATGGGCGTCGGCGATCCTGTACGAACTCTGCCCTATGAATATACGGAGGGCCCAATTGCGGAGATTAATGATATCGCCGTTTATTGCAGGGGCTGTCTGGTCGTCTCCGGCGCCGCTTATGCGTCCGACCCTGAGCTGCCAACCAAGGTGCTGGAACGTGTCGCAGCTCGCGGCACGGAATGGCCGCTGATCGTACTCGTTGACGACGCCAGCGAGGTCGCTTCGGCGCAGACGCCTTTCCTGTGGACGGTGTTTACACGTTTCAATCCGGCAGATGATATTTACGCACTTGCCGATGCTCGCCGCCATCATCTTGCTTACCATCTTCCGATCGTCATTGACGCGCGCATGAAGCCTGGTTATCCAGACGAGCTATTCCCGCGCGAAGATATTGTGCAACTGGTCGACAAGCGCTGGAAGGAATATTTCCCTGGAGCTTGA
- a CDS encoding transposase: MNTRQHFDDEFKRQTVKHMLENRKTPAEVSKELDVPIGSIRTWKRRFAENGEKAQLFVDSERLKKLEEMNRELLEENEILKKAMHFFTKNRD, encoded by the coding sequence ATGAATACCCGTCAGCATTTTGATGATGAATTTAAACGTCAGACCGTAAAGCACATGCTAGAAAATAGGAAAACCCCTGCTGAAGTTTCGAAGGAGCTGGATGTCCCCATTGGCAGTATTCGTACTTGGAAGAGACGGTTTGCAGAGAACGGAGAAAAGGCCCAATTGTTCGTTGACTCTGAGAGGCTCAAAAAGCTCGAAGAAATGAACCGAGAGCTCCTGGAAGAGAATGAAATTCTAAAAAAGGCGATGCACTTCTTCACGAAAAACCGAGACTGA
- a CDS encoding NADH dehydrogenase: protein MKRFVILGGGYGGMALAQELLDGEIPSDTIIVLIDRMPFQGLKTEYYALAAGTSPEIDLRVPFPSDSRLLITYGEVTGIDLDNKRILLEGQDPVSYDWLTIGLGCTDNYHGIPGAEKYSSSIQTFSSTRRTYQMLGDVKPYGQVSIIGGGLSGVEIAAELREARKDLNIRIIDRGPSILSAFPPKLKTYVAAWFLEHHVEMRGHVSLKLLEGSILHDSNSPEPIYTDATVWTAGIQPVEVVRELNVAKDNQGRLVLNKLHQLPDHPEVFVIGDCASVPFSPSGQLAGAMGKQVADIMQAVWKGRTPKLGKIKLKGTLGSLGKKAGFGLMGKTALMGRVPRVLKTGVLWRSKNHSG, encoded by the coding sequence ATGAAACGTTTTGTCATTCTGGGCGGCGGATACGGCGGCATGGCTCTGGCCCAGGAGCTTCTGGACGGAGAAATTCCATCGGACACGATTATTGTCCTTATTGACCGCATGCCTTTTCAAGGGCTCAAAACAGAATATTACGCACTAGCTGCGGGAACTTCCCCGGAGATCGATCTCCGGGTACCTTTCCCGAGTGATTCGCGGCTGCTTATCACTTACGGCGAAGTAACCGGCATTGATCTGGACAACAAACGCATTCTGCTCGAGGGTCAAGACCCGGTGTCATACGACTGGCTGACGATCGGACTTGGCTGTACCGATAATTATCATGGCATTCCTGGAGCTGAAAAATACTCCAGCAGCATCCAGACCTTCTCTTCCACACGTCGGACGTATCAGATGCTGGGAGATGTAAAACCTTACGGCCAAGTATCGATCATCGGCGGAGGATTGAGCGGTGTGGAAATCGCAGCTGAGCTGCGCGAAGCACGTAAGGATCTGAACATCCGCATCATCGATCGCGGACCGAGTATTCTTTCAGCTTTTCCACCGAAGCTCAAGACGTATGTGGCAGCTTGGTTCCTGGAGCATCATGTGGAAATGCGCGGGCATGTTTCTCTGAAGCTGCTTGAAGGCAGCATCCTGCATGACAGCAATTCGCCGGAGCCAATTTACACCGACGCAACGGTGTGGACGGCCGGCATCCAGCCGGTTGAGGTTGTGCGTGAATTGAATGTCGCCAAAGACAATCAGGGCCGGCTCGTCCTGAACAAGCTGCATCAGCTGCCCGATCATCCAGAGGTGTTCGTCATCGGTGACTGTGCTTCCGTACCCTTCTCGCCGAGCGGCCAGCTCGCCGGAGCAATGGGCAAGCAGGTCGCTGACATCATGCAGGCGGTCTGGAAAGGCCGCACACCAAAGCTCGGCAAAATCAAGCTCAAAGGCACTCTCGGATCTCTCGGCAAAAAAGCCGGCTTTGGCCTCATGGGCAAAACGGCCTTAATGGGCCGTGTGCCGCGAGTGCTCAAAACCGGCGTGCTCTGGCGTTCCAAAAATCACTCAGGCTAG
- a CDS encoding Copper amine oxidase N-terminal domain-containing protein: MLCLLMVVAAGCQSVGGLELNSMISKALKAETKESRGSIALNVDFAPEAYEGMTDRERQQMDLLRDLRLRIDSAKVESATRGSVNGALLIGGKGIGFSIQQDELKAVMRVDGLKRPIVLSLDEAALLNLGSDVASGASLEDLASEASGLVVSEESAGATAAQQAEFGRKLVDRVGGYLISNLPNATQLDVKPVSEDVYGGGKAMWQVDAGWNGMEMFDWAHAYVKALLADSQGLNVMLDGLFEALQEHPEMNAFNEDGEPLQDAEKESFIADGKETLNEILQDAADSMQEAREEGGLEELFTPASALKVHLLLDGSLDIRKLDASLTWQPGPAMAEEDEFPIRSVSLRVQMDSWNVDGPVRADRPEVASDSWDLSRWMESGSSRLLRDFDKNSDGYKLLKNELHAGRQSATFYSDGYQSLISMPSGQTLVPLRSLASSLDASVTYDGARKKWKIYDEAKGNTIWIATGSKVAYVGGVKSQLSFPPTVVDGTLFVPARDFAKLLKASVSVEKDSYYYSVEIAREVG; encoded by the coding sequence TCCTGAAGCTTATGAAGGCATGACGGATCGCGAGCGCCAGCAGATGGATCTGCTGCGCGACCTGCGGCTGCGCATCGATTCCGCCAAAGTTGAGAGTGCTACGCGGGGTTCGGTAAACGGCGCGCTGCTTATCGGCGGCAAGGGGATCGGCTTCTCGATCCAGCAGGATGAGCTCAAAGCGGTTATGCGGGTGGACGGTCTTAAACGTCCAATCGTTTTGTCGCTCGACGAAGCAGCATTGCTCAACCTGGGCAGCGACGTGGCAAGCGGCGCTTCACTCGAAGATCTGGCGAGTGAGGCATCTGGACTCGTGGTAAGCGAAGAGTCTGCTGGTGCTACAGCGGCACAGCAGGCCGAGTTCGGACGCAAACTGGTTGACCGTGTTGGCGGTTACTTGATTTCCAATTTGCCTAACGCTACCCAGCTTGACGTGAAACCTGTTTCGGAGGATGTTTACGGCGGCGGCAAAGCTATGTGGCAAGTAGATGCCGGATGGAACGGCATGGAAATGTTCGATTGGGCTCATGCTTACGTCAAGGCGCTTCTAGCTGATTCTCAAGGGCTGAACGTTATGCTGGATGGCCTGTTCGAGGCGCTGCAGGAGCATCCGGAAATGAACGCTTTCAATGAGGACGGCGAGCCGCTGCAGGATGCAGAAAAGGAAAGTTTCATCGCCGATGGAAAAGAAACGCTGAACGAAATTCTTCAGGATGCTGCTGATTCCATGCAGGAAGCGCGGGAAGAGGGCGGACTGGAAGAGCTTTTCACCCCAGCATCCGCTCTGAAAGTCCATCTGTTGCTTGATGGCAGCCTCGACATCCGCAAGCTGGATGCATCGCTGACCTGGCAGCCTGGTCCAGCCATGGCTGAAGAAGATGAATTCCCAATTCGCTCCGTGTCGCTGCGCGTGCAAATGGACAGCTGGAACGTGGACGGACCGGTCCGTGCAGATCGTCCTGAGGTCGCTTCGGACAGCTGGGATCTTTCGCGCTGGATGGAATCCGGTTCTTCACGTCTTCTGCGTGATTTTGACAAAAACTCCGACGGCTATAAGCTACTCAAAAACGAACTGCATGCTGGCCGTCAGTCCGCCACTTTCTACTCAGACGGTTATCAATCGCTAATCTCGATGCCTTCAGGCCAAACGCTCGTTCCTCTGAGAAGCTTGGCGTCGAGCCTGGATGCTTCTGTCACGTATGACGGAGCACGCAAGAAGTGGAAGATATACGATGAGGCAAAAGGCAACACCATCTGGATCGCCACGGGCAGTAAAGTGGCTTACGTAGGTGGAGTCAAATCACAACTGAGCTTCCCTCCGACGGTTGTTGATGGTACGCTTTTTGTACCCGCTCGTGATTTTGCCAAACTGCTCAAGGCGTCCGTAAGTGTTGAAAAAGATTCCTATTACTACTCCGTCGAAATTGCTCGCGAGGTAGGATAA
- a CDS encoding Fe-S cluster biogenesis protein NfuA, 4Fe-4S-binding domain, whose protein sequence is MSENAQSTMYDEVLDVLDKLRPFLQRDGGDVELVDVEDGIIKLRLVGACGSCPSSTITLKAGIERALLEEVEGVQEVVQVF, encoded by the coding sequence ATGAGCGAAAACGCACAAAGCACGATGTATGATGAAGTACTGGATGTTCTTGACAAACTTCGTCCCTTCCTGCAACGCGACGGCGGCGACGTAGAGCTCGTGGATGTTGAAGACGGCATCATCAAGCTCCGTCTCGTAGGCGCATGCGGTAGCTGCCCTAGCTCCACGATCACGCTGAAGGCGGGTATCGAACGCGCCCTGCTTGAAGAAGTAGAAGGCGTACAAGAGGTTGTCCAAGTATTCTAA
- a CDS encoding aminodeoxyfutalosine synthase — translation MNIITPTEASVMQGIREKVSAGERLSLEDGVFLYRSDDLLSIGQMANEVNLRKNGKKVYFIDTMTLYFTNVCEAHCAFCSFRKDQGDEGAYTLSPQEMIDYVDKHITPTVREFHIVGGHNQHVPFQYYVDSIAALKKQYPHVTLKTYTAAEIDFFSRISGLSYREVLQELQKAGLESLTGGGAEILSDQYRKKMRVEKADVNQYLDVHRTAHQLGIKTHTTMLYGAVETHEQRIQHMLSIRELQDETNGFLVFIPLSMQPHSPKAGIRRRNSAYEDLKTIAISRLMLDNFNHIKAYFINIGPQLTQVSLTMGASDVHGTLVRERISHAAGALTPEGLSREDLIWLIKGAGRIPVERDTFYNEIKVFE, via the coding sequence ATGAACATCATTACCCCGACGGAAGCTTCCGTCATGCAAGGCATCCGCGAGAAAGTCAGCGCGGGCGAGCGGCTCAGCCTCGAAGACGGTGTATTCCTGTACCGGTCCGATGATCTGCTCAGCATCGGGCAAATGGCTAATGAGGTCAATCTGCGCAAGAACGGCAAAAAGGTTTATTTTATCGATACGATGACACTCTACTTCACCAATGTGTGCGAAGCTCACTGTGCGTTCTGCAGCTTCCGCAAGGACCAGGGCGACGAGGGCGCTTATACGCTGTCGCCGCAAGAGATGATCGATTATGTCGATAAGCATATTACGCCAACGGTGCGCGAGTTCCATATTGTCGGAGGGCATAACCAGCATGTTCCTTTCCAATACTATGTGGACTCGATCGCCGCGCTCAAAAAGCAGTATCCGCATGTGACGCTTAAGACGTATACGGCGGCTGAGATCGATTTCTTCTCTCGCATTAGCGGACTGAGCTATCGCGAGGTGCTTCAAGAGCTGCAGAAGGCGGGTCTAGAGTCGCTTACGGGCGGCGGTGCAGAAATTCTGTCCGACCAATACCGCAAAAAGATGCGCGTCGAAAAAGCCGACGTGAATCAATACCTGGATGTGCATCGCACAGCGCATCAGCTCGGCATCAAAACGCATACAACGATGCTTTATGGCGCCGTTGAAACTCACGAGCAGCGTATTCAACATATGCTGTCGATCCGCGAGCTTCAAGACGAAACGAACGGTTTCCTCGTGTTCATCCCGTTGTCCATGCAGCCGCATAGCCCGAAGGCGGGCATCCGCCGTCGCAACTCGGCCTACGAGGATCTCAAAACCATTGCGATCAGCCGTCTGATGCTGGACAACTTTAATCATATCAAGGCTTACTTCATTAATATCGGCCCTCAATTGACACAGGTTTCCCTGACGATGGGCGCTTCCGACGTGCACGGCACACTCGTTCGCGAGCGGATCAGCCATGCTGCAGGCGCATTGACTCCGGAAGGATTGTCACGAGAAGACCTGATCTGGTTAATAAAAGGTGCAGGCCGCATTCCGGTCGAGCGCGATACATTCTATAATGAGATCAAGGTCTTTGAGTAA
- a CDS encoding 3-oxoacyl-[acyl-carrier protein] reductase, producing MELKGKTALITGSAKGLGKRAAEELARFGCDIVLNYRSSGDDANELADELAKRYGVRSCALQADVAVPSDTGKLARQALELSGQVDILVNNAGPFIRERRVFAEYEEEEIIALLHGNLLGSMLLDRHLLSGMRERRWGRVIHFGFGHAMEGRAWPHRAVYAAAKTGLVSFTKTLAVEEGQYGITVNMVCPGDIRGDFKEKSIADVRGISDEETPLSRPGTGEDVARVIAFLCLPQSDFLTGNIIDVTGGFDPIRTSIKPSTQG from the coding sequence GTGGAGCTGAAAGGGAAAACGGCGCTAATTACCGGAAGCGCTAAAGGCTTGGGCAAACGGGCGGCTGAAGAGCTGGCCCGTTTTGGCTGCGACATCGTGCTTAACTATCGTTCTAGCGGCGATGATGCCAATGAACTGGCAGATGAACTTGCTAAGCGCTATGGCGTACGCTCCTGTGCGCTCCAAGCGGATGTCGCTGTGCCAAGTGATACCGGTAAGCTGGCTCGCCAAGCGTTGGAGCTGAGCGGGCAGGTAGATATTCTGGTCAATAATGCCGGCCCGTTTATCCGCGAACGGAGAGTGTTCGCCGAATATGAGGAAGAAGAGATTATCGCTTTGCTGCATGGCAACTTGCTTGGCTCGATGCTGCTTGATCGACATCTGCTCTCAGGCATGAGAGAGCGGCGCTGGGGACGTGTCATCCACTTCGGCTTTGGCCATGCTATGGAGGGGCGAGCGTGGCCTCATCGAGCCGTCTATGCGGCTGCGAAGACGGGCCTCGTTTCCTTTACAAAGACGCTTGCGGTAGAGGAAGGGCAGTACGGCATTACCGTAAATATGGTCTGTCCAGGCGATATTCGCGGAGACTTCAAAGAAAAATCTATTGCCGACGTACGGGGCATCTCCGACGAGGAAACGCCGCTAAGCCGTCCCGGAACAGGTGAGGATGTGGCGCGTGTCATAGCTTTCCTGTGCCTGCCGCAGTCGGACTTTCTGACCGGCAACATCATCGACGTGACAGGTGGCTTCGATCCCATTCGAACGAGTATCAAGCCCTCTACTCAAGGCTGA
- a CDS encoding integrase/recombinase XerD: MVLNKRMRRVPVNEVATQKYPDLTFEQAISLVLSAKLAEGLRDRTLKDYAKHFGYFTNWLNEYYPDLTSIGDITTPIIRDHVAYMKHDQPRYLSHGFIEPKSVGLSDTTVNIRLRTLKAIFNQLERDELIGMNPLYKVRLLRKDIDLTNCLTEAEVKAILAQPNQRDFVGFRDYCAIILMLDSGMRISEMLGLSMADIDIQSRFIELSAEKSKSRKPRLVPISAYTAKLLLKLYEENRAHFTTDRLFLSVYGEPIGPNHFNKRLKYYGEKAGVAGKKMTAHVYRHTWAKTMVTNGADPFTIQKMGGWAGIRTMRRYIQMNTEDMRRSHDKHSPAGNFIKKRI; encoded by the coding sequence ATGGTATTGAACAAGCGCATGAGGCGCGTTCCCGTAAACGAAGTAGCAACGCAAAAGTACCCGGACTTGACGTTCGAGCAGGCGATTAGTCTTGTGCTCAGTGCGAAGTTGGCGGAGGGGCTGCGCGATCGGACGCTAAAAGATTACGCGAAGCATTTCGGCTACTTTACGAACTGGCTGAACGAGTATTATCCGGACTTAACGTCTATTGGCGATATCACGACGCCAATCATTCGCGACCATGTCGCTTACATGAAGCATGATCAGCCGCGTTATCTCAGTCATGGTTTCATCGAGCCGAAGTCGGTCGGATTATCGGACACCACCGTGAATATACGGCTACGGACGCTTAAGGCGATATTTAATCAACTGGAACGCGATGAGTTAATCGGGATGAATCCGCTCTATAAAGTTAGGTTGTTGCGCAAAGATATCGATTTAACGAACTGTCTGACGGAGGCCGAAGTAAAGGCGATATTGGCCCAACCTAATCAACGCGACTTCGTTGGCTTCCGTGATTATTGCGCGATTATATTAATGTTAGACTCCGGTATGAGGATTTCGGAGATGCTCGGACTAAGTATGGCTGACATCGATATTCAATCTCGGTTTATCGAGCTGAGCGCCGAAAAGAGTAAGAGCCGCAAGCCGCGCCTTGTTCCGATCTCCGCGTATACCGCAAAACTGTTGCTTAAGTTGTACGAAGAAAACCGCGCTCACTTTACGACGGACCGCCTGTTCCTTTCGGTCTACGGAGAGCCGATCGGTCCAAACCATTTTAACAAGCGGCTCAAATATTACGGGGAAAAGGCCGGCGTAGCGGGTAAGAAAATGACCGCGCACGTTTACCGCCATACCTGGGCGAAGACGATGGTAACGAACGGGGCCGATCCATTTACGATCCAGAAGATGGGCGGATGGGCGGGTATCCGAACGATGAGGCGTTATATCCAAATGAATACGGAGGATATGCGACGTTCTCACGATAAGCATTCGCCGGCCGGTAATTTTATAAAAAAACGTATATAA
- a CDS encoding Thioredoxin, which yields MQKLTTEEQFRSLAEESGVTVAVFKTTWCADCHFIDPFMPELEQKYAGRISFVEIDRDDMPDLCSELNILGIPSFVAFREGKELIRFVNKLRKSREEIEQFLERALEVADALPN from the coding sequence ATGCAGAAGCTGACCACAGAAGAACAATTCCGCAGCCTGGCGGAAGAGAGCGGCGTAACCGTAGCCGTGTTCAAAACGACCTGGTGCGCGGATTGCCATTTTATCGATCCATTCATGCCTGAGCTGGAGCAAAAGTACGCCGGCCGTATATCATTCGTAGAAATTGACCGCGATGATATGCCGGATCTCTGCTCAGAGCTGAATATTTTGGGCATACCAAGCTTTGTCGCCTTCCGCGAAGGCAAAGAGCTTATCCGCTTCGTAAACAAGCTGCGCAAATCCCGCGAAGAGATTGAGCAGTTTCTGGAGCGCGCACTGGAAGTAGCAGACGCGCTTCCGAACTGA
- a CDS encoding cytochrome c oxidase assembly protein subunit 15: MISRVYRLLAWMSCIGMFAVLMAGALVTNTGSGRGCGDDWPLCNGEFIPAFTLETAIEYSHRAVSGLVGIIVVLTFVLTVKLYRRYNLQEPLWYAGASLFFTVVQALMGAAAVVWYQSPPVMALHFGISLLAVASTMLLLIWVARMRKGYDSSAASKVPRSLYTLVITACIYCYVVVYIGAFIRHTDSGGGCLGWPLCNGQVVPEINGATGYVFIHRIGAILLFLLFLWLFLHVRKYAGADDGMTRSAKWVLILVICQIFSGAWLTLTIGNEEWFIFANMVHNLIVTILFSILVDLGVQAWKRQEGRI; the protein is encoded by the coding sequence ATGATCTCCCGAGTTTACCGCCTGCTTGCATGGATGTCCTGTATCGGCATGTTCGCTGTACTTATGGCTGGCGCACTTGTAACCAATACTGGCTCCGGTCGGGGCTGCGGCGATGACTGGCCGCTTTGCAACGGCGAGTTTATTCCCGCTTTCACGCTCGAGACCGCCATTGAATATTCCCATCGTGCCGTTAGTGGCTTAGTCGGCATTATTGTCGTTTTGACATTTGTGCTTACTGTTAAACTTTACCGTCGTTACAATCTGCAAGAACCGCTCTGGTATGCGGGCGCATCGCTGTTTTTTACCGTTGTCCAAGCTTTGATGGGGGCTGCCGCTGTTGTGTGGTACCAAAGTCCTCCTGTCATGGCGCTCCATTTCGGAATATCGCTGCTTGCCGTTGCTTCTACCATGCTGCTTCTCATATGGGTAGCGCGAATGCGCAAAGGGTATGATTCATCGGCAGCCTCGAAGGTGCCGCGATCGCTTTATACCCTTGTGATAACAGCATGTATTTACTGTTATGTAGTTGTTTATATAGGCGCTTTTATCCGTCACACCGATTCTGGCGGCGGTTGCCTTGGCTGGCCGCTTTGCAATGGACAAGTCGTTCCAGAAATCAATGGAGCTACAGGCTATGTGTTTATTCATCGCATAGGAGCTATACTGCTATTCTTACTGTTCCTCTGGCTGTTCCTCCATGTACGCAAGTATGCCGGAGCGGATGACGGAATGACGCGTTCTGCCAAATGGGTCCTTATTCTCGTCATATGCCAGATTTTTAGCGGCGCATGGCTGACGTTGACAATCGGCAATGAAGAATGGTTCATTTTTGCCAATATGGTGCACAACCTTATAGTAACGATACTGTTTTCCATACTGGTTGATCTTGGTGTCCAGGCTTGGAAAAGGCAGGAAGGACGAATTTAA
- a CDS encoding N-acetylmuramoyl-L-alanine amidase, whose amino-acid sequence MKKIIATLILTLLLVPITVVYGAQKHVEGIIVVNGVTLKEKATVINGNAMIPFRELFETLGMTVDWNEKSKTVTAKNSDIEISMTNAVLTATINDQSVPLTQAPFLEETDNKFYINTRVVSEAAGAIVNWDNKNKIATIIKN is encoded by the coding sequence ATGAAAAAGATTATAGCAACTCTCATACTTACTCTTTTATTGGTTCCCATTACTGTTGTTTATGGTGCACAGAAGCATGTTGAGGGCATCATCGTGGTGAACGGAGTTACTCTAAAGGAGAAAGCCACCGTCATCAACGGAAATGCCATGATACCCTTCCGAGAATTATTTGAGACTCTTGGTATGACTGTAGACTGGAATGAGAAAAGCAAGACGGTTACCGCAAAAAACTCGGACATTGAAATCTCTATGACTAATGCTGTTTTAACGGCAACTATAAATGATCAATCAGTCCCACTTACCCAAGCACCATTCCTCGAAGAAACAGATAACAAGTTTTATATTAATACGCGTGTTGTTTCTGAAGCTGCAGGAGCTATTGTGAATTGGGATAATAAAAATAAAATAGCGACAATTATTAAAAATTAA
- a CDS encoding iron-sulfur cluster assembly protein has product MIEISETASDKIREMLSAEEGQGLFLRVGVKEGGCSGFSYGMGFDDEQKEDDQELAVNGVKVVVDSESSKYLRGLEIDWKEGAMGGGFTIHNPNATVTCGCGSSFRTASDAGKPKPDEC; this is encoded by the coding sequence ATGATCGAGATCAGTGAAACGGCCTCGGATAAAATAAGAGAAATGCTGTCGGCGGAGGAAGGCCAAGGGCTGTTCCTGCGCGTAGGCGTCAAAGAGGGCGGCTGCAGCGGCTTCTCCTACGGAATGGGCTTCGACGATGAGCAGAAGGAAGACGACCAGGAGCTGGCTGTGAACGGCGTCAAGGTTGTCGTCGACAGTGAGAGCTCCAAGTACTTGCGCGGCCTGGAGATCGACTGGAAAGAAGGCGCCATGGGCGGCGGCTTCACCATTCACAATCCCAATGCCACGGTAACCTGCGGGTGTGGATCTAGCTTCCGCACGGCGAGCGATGCTGGTAAGCCTAAGCCGGATGAGTGCTGA